The Setaria italica strain Yugu1 chromosome VIII, Setaria_italica_v2.0, whole genome shotgun sequence genome includes the window AGCTGAATGTTCAAGCTCTCCAGATGTTAATACTAGGTACACAGAGACTTCTTTCCTGCTTAAGTCCCCGCTAATCACTTGAATTTTACTCTCCTACGTACAGCCACGCTCATTTTCTGCCAAGATTCCTACGATTGAAAGCATATGAATTCCCTTCTTATGTTGTAAAAGTCAGTACAACTTTGTTGCTACTATATTGCATTATGGTGACCGTTGTAAGTTTCTATTCTTTGTAGGAAAGCCCTAGCTAATGCATTGGCAACGGCTCCATCTATGTGGACTCTTGGGAATGCTGGCATGGGTGCACTGCAGGTTTGCATGAATCTTTCTCTCCTACCAATCCAAAACGAAAAAACATAGAAGATTGTTGGTTGCTTCATATCTGAGTTTCTGTATGCGCAATGTTTGAGGCGTATTTGGTTTCTTACCCAATCTTGCCCTGCTTTGCTACTGAGAAAGGACATCTTACGGCAATGACTCCCTTGTTTTTGTGAGATAGTCAAAATTGGTTCTCCTCCAATAGAAATAATCTTCCTGCGGAGAGATGGCGTAGCAATGTTGCAAGGGTAGATAAGACAACAAAACGTTCTCTTAATTTCGATAGAGCAGGATATATTCCACAACCAAATCTGAACATGATTAACAAATTTCATATCTCAACCATCTTTGTTCCAATCAATACAAACTGAAGAAATTTCTGTCTGACGCTCACTTCATAGTCAGACTTGTTGCATGTGCTGTATTCTATTAAGTTTTTTTTGACAATTAAGGTTATTGCAATGTTCCTTTTGATTGCAGAGATTAGCTCAAGATCCCAATTATGCTGTTGCTACTGCCGCATCAAGAGCCATTGATGAACTCAAGAAGCAGTGGGAACTTGAAGAAGGTGACAGCCTAAGGTTTGTAATGAACCAAAATTTGGCTTCTGAGGCAACTGATGATGGAAGTTCAGCAGCAGAAGATGCAACGTGAGGTGTAAACAAGATGAAAGATTTCGATTCCAAAAGTTCCGATGTATCAAAGCATACCAAAGCATCATCTGCAGCACGTAAGGCATTCCTATGTGACCATTAGGACTGAAGTCCAAATAGACATTGGAATTTCACATATacttaggccccgttttcttccactgacttatttttagcacccgtcacattaaatgtttagatactaattaggagtattaaacgtagactatttacaaaacctattacataagacgaatctaaacggcgagacgaatctattaagcctaattagtccatgatttgacaatgtgttgctacagtaaatatttgctaatggatggagtaattaggcttaatagattcgtctcgccgtttagattcgtctNNNNNNNNNNNNNNNNNNNNNNNNNNNNNNNNNNNNNNNNNNNNNNNNNNNNNNNNNNNNNNNNNNNNNNNNNNNNNNNNNNNNNNNNNNNNNNNNNNNNcgaatctattaagcctaattagtccatgatttgacaatgtgttgctacagtaaatatttgctaatgatggattaattaggcttaatagattcgtctcgccatttagattcgtcttatgtaatgggttttgtaaatagtctacgtttaatactcctaattagtatctaaacatttgatgtgacacatgctaaaaataagttagtggaagaaaacgcccccttagttgAAGGGAGGAAAAAGAATATGTTGCTCTCCTTGCAGAATTCATGTCTATAGGACGAAGTGATTTTGGGGAACAGGGTAAATATGACTATAGGAGAAGTCTGTTCCCATTGGAAATTGTTCATATATGAAGGCAAAAGGTTATGTTTGAAGAGCAAGTTACCAAAGCCAGCATTTTCTCCCTTCTTTTCGAAATAGCTAGTCTTTGTGGTGCTATACCTAACAGCTGGGCTGTAGTCTTTTCGAAACAGCTGGGCTGTTTGGGCTTTTTTCACAAAAGGCAACAGCTGGGCTGTTTGGGCTGGCATCAATGGGCTCTTCTATCCAAACAAACCCTTAAGGTTCATTTTAGTAGTTCGGCTAGCTGCTGATCAAAAGCTGGTCCCTCGCTTTATAGACGGGCAGTGATGCCTTTTCCCTTCCACATTAATTTGTCCTAAGAATCCTAAACATGAGAATATTCACATAGTTGTAATTTTGGGGTGCTATGGCAAAATAATTGTAGTTCTATAATTTAGGCCTCAATTATGCTTTCCCATAAAGTTTTCTCATGAGTCCTCTAACTTCATTTTAGATATAAATTGATAATTACGTATTCTTCCCATAGACATACATTTAGTTCCGTTCTCTTGTCAGTTTGTTTTATAATGTAAGTCACTCCAAAAAAAATACTACTATATTCcctcaaaagaaaaatactacTTCACTATAACATCAGGTCCGCCTGCTCTTCAAGCACCTCCTCCAGTTCTTCCTTGTGTGCGCCAAGAACCCTGCCCTTCAAGAAAACAGGTTTTCAACCCTGTCCTTAGCTTTCTCCCCCTTCATGAACAGGAAGGTTGGCACTCCCTTAACAATTGCGTCTTAACCGTGTTCATTTCCTCAACATCGATGTCGACCTTCAAGGAAACGACATTTCGGTACTTCTTGGCTAGACCAGCAAAAACTGGACTCATCTTGCGGGATGGACTGCACCACTTCGCGGAGAAATGAACCACCACCAGCTTTCTGGGGTCGATCTGTTTGCCCCACTCCTGAAGGCTGTTGACAGTGATCACCAACTCCTCCTATTCCTCGATCTTCTGTTCAGTTCTAATACCGGATTGTTGGTGTTCCGAGATACTTGTTCTCTGATCTTGGTCTCCGCAGCATCAACCTCTAAAGATGTTAAAGTACTTTTCCTCCAGTTAATGGTTGCATGGACCTGTACGAGAGAAGGTAGATGCTGGATACCAAAATCGAAATCATCATGCTTGGACCTTGTTACCCAGGCATAGAGTTCTAGCTGAAGCCTTCGGAGCAGTGGCATGGCTCCAGCTTCAAACTGTATGCCCTTCCCACCATTATAATGACTGCTAAAGCATAACACCTTGAGGCACTGAAAGCCATCCTTGCTACTCACGGTCATGCTTGGACTGGTATATAGATCTAGTCTCAGAACGACTAAGTTAGGCAAGCTCCCCAGGGCATGGACAGCTTGTTCTTCTACTTGTTCAACATTGATATGCAGGTGAGTGATGGCTATGAGAGAGGCCATCTCCTGTGGAACTTGCGGGAGACAGCCGCGTATTCTCAGCTCAAATTTTTGCAGGTTTTGGGCCAAGGAATAATGCAGCAGTAAGCCAAGCAGAGGAAGAGGGTAATTATCAAGTAAAAGGGACTGCAGGTTTGATTTTCCCAGCTCCTCGAGGAGACGCTTCACAACCTGTCGTTCGGTTGCCATATGACTGTGAAAATGATTAAATCTTATCACCAGCATCCTCAGAGGCCCCAACTTATTAGCATGCCCTGCTAGTTCCGAAGCAAGTGTTCCATAACCACCCAAAAGGACTTTTGATAGTTCCTCCAAATTTTGCATTCGCCTCAATTGTGTTGGCAATATTGCCAATTCATCGGCAAGCAAAGATACCAGTTTTGTGTCTCTACACAATACTGGTAATAATCTTCTTACTCTTGTTCGCCTTAAATCTAGGGTAGTCAATTGCTCAAGTGCCATGATTGGTTCGGGCAGCACGGTGACATCAGTCCCGCCAAATCCCAAGTACCTCAGCAGAGACAAATGCCCAATGCTTTCCAATCCTTTGTTCTCCAAGCCCTTGGTATCCTCAAGATCCAGCACCCGCAAATATTTCAAGGCACAAAGATTAGAGATCCTTCCAGCATCCCCTGAAAATGCGAGGGATCGCACCCTAGATAATTTTAAAAGACAGTATGTGTTCGAGATCAAGGTGTCACCACAGTCGAGACtgactcggcaaaccctttcaCAAGGAAATAGTCCAGACTTCAACTCTGCACCTGCTGGTGTAATAAAGTTTTCTTCGGTTGATATGGATTCCAAGAAATCAAAGACAACACCATGAACAGTGCAACCAATTGGCTGATCGTCATTGCCATCAAAGGCCGGTTGGATCAGCCTCCTACTGATAAGCTCATCAAAGTAGCTCTCCCCTGTTTCCCATGAACTATTTCCATGCCTTTCAGGGATAAGCCCTTCAGCTACCCATCTTCGTACCAGACGATCCTTCTTGATGTCATAATTTCCTGAAAAAGCAGTCAAGTACAAGAAGCAAAACTTCAGAGGTTGAGGTAGATCAGCATAACTGATGTCCAGTATCTTTCTCATTGGTTGTGACTCAGGATAAGATTCATCCAATTCTGAAGGAATAGCCTTTTTAAGCTTTTCTGACTGCAACGACAGTTCGGCAGATGTCCTTCCTAAAAACCCTGCTGTAACAATTATGGCCAATGGCAGGCCACCACACACTTCCAATATTTCCTTCCAAGATTCTTCGAAATGATCTggccattcttcttcttgaacatATAAACAATTACAAAATAAGCTTTTGGAATCAGTCTCATTAAGAGCGATCATCTCATAAACAACATCATTGGGACATCTAGATAATGATATGGCAATATCCTTCATGCGAGTTGTTGTCAATATCCGACTTCCAAGATCATTATCAGGTAAGGCACAAATAATAACCTCCAAATCCTGTGTACTTCGTATGTCATCGATGCAGATGAAATACCTAGCATTTGAAGGTCAAACATAATTAACTAGGTGCCAATATTAAGTAATACTGAAAATGCCCCTACAATACAACACTTTTTTTTGTATAAACTTAAACAATACCAGCTATTAATAATTTGTCTACAAAATAGATCAGGTTTCAGCAAATTGGTTTTGACTTGCTATCCATCTGAAAGAAATTCCCATGCAAGGTTTCCCAACCTATTTTTATCTCATCAAAGGGAAAAGCCAGATTAGCAAGCAAAAAACATTTAGTAACATGTTTTGCAAGGAAAACATTTAGTAACATGATTATTGCTATAAACGGGCCCAAGAGGCAGATGGTCCAAGAGAGGTAGAAGTTTAGTACTGCTTTGTCCATCCAATATAACCGAATTAACATAAATATTGCATCCAAGAGAGATTTAAGAAGATTGGCTAAACAAGAAAAGTTATACTCCCACAAAAAAATGATCAATCAACGAATTTAATGTAGACACAGCTATCATAATCATATCTCTTAAAGCAATTTGacaacataaatgaatcaaacctcttaTACCACTAACAAACCATATAAGGACTTCTTCAATTTGCAAACATGATCCTCCTTACCAGGCACTATGAACCCTTCTGGTTGGTCCATGTATATCTCCTCCTCAAGCTCTCCATGTAAAAATGCAGTCTtcacatctaactgctcaagctcaagatcacgCATAGCAACAATGCTAAAGAACGTACGGATTGAGCTATGCTTCACAACTGGGGAAAACACATCATTGTAATCAACACCTGGAATCTGACTGAAGCCTTTAGCTACAAACCTTGCCTTAAACCTTGGAGTCTCACTAGGAGATAtacccttcttcctcttgaaGATCCATGCAACGCACGGTCTTCTTATTTTTAGGCAAACGCACCACGTCTCATGTGCCATTTTTCTCCAGGGACTGCATCTCTTCTTGCATAGCTGAGATCCACTTCTCGCGGTCTTCAGAAACAATGGCTTCAGTGTACGTGGTCGGCTCATGAGCgttctccacctgttcagcacaactaAGAGCATAATGAATCAAATTACACTCTTCAATCAACTGGGATCGAGAGCCACAACTTCTCTTTGCTCCGCAAAGTGCAATAGGCTGGTCGTCTTGCTCAAAACAAGAGATGAGTGCTGAACAGTATCAATAGTGTCATCAACAAATTCATCTTCCTGATCATCCATGTGCTCCACCTGCATGCTCACATTCTACTGCTCATCATCAGATCTGTCTGGTACAATATCTATGGGAGAACTGTCATTAAATATCACAGATTCATTAAAAACAACACTCCTGCTCATGAAAGTCTTTCTTATTTCAGGATTCCATAGCTTATATCCTTTTACTCCAGAACCATAACCAAGAAACAGACATTTAATAGCTCTAGGCTCCAATTTTCCATTATTAACATGAGCATAAGCAGTGCAACAAAAAACTCTCAGCTGTGAATAATCAGCAGGTgtaccagaccatacctcaataGGAGTTTTCTTGTTGagtggaatagaaggcgacCTATTGATCAAATAGCATGCGGTGTTGGCGGCCTCTACCCAAAAACGCTTGCTCATCTTTGCGTTGGACAGGATGCCACGAGCCTTCGATATGATGGTTCTATTCATGCGCTcagccacaccattctgttgcGAAGTGTACAGAATGGTGCGATGCCTCACAATGTCTTCCTTcctgcaataatcattaaacTCATGCGAGCAAAATTCACCACCATTATCAGTACAAAGCAGCTTTGCCTTCTTCTCAGTTTGCCTTTCTATCATTACTTTCCACTCTTTAAAAGCAGCAAATGTATTATCTTCACctttcagaaaataaggccatacttttctagagtaatcatcaatgaTAGTTAGCATATAATTTGCACCACCATATGAGGTCTTTCGAGAAGGTCCCCACAAATCTGCATGTACATACTCAAGttcatcttcatgtgcatcttACTGGTGAGATCTTTTGACATGcagatcgattccagtttcaACCAAAGTTCTGCAACAgtttgcacctgcagcacttcttGCAAGATATCATTAGAAAGATGAAGTTGAATGAGCGACAAAGCCTTACGATCTTTACGTTTCTCCTCAGGAGTccattcttccttcttcttcttcccgaagTAAACAAGCGCCTCATCCAGGTCCTGTGATTGGGCGAGTATCGCCCTCATCTTCACTTGCCACAGCGAGAATCTCGTCTAGTAGTTGAGTGGCGGTAGATCAAATTTCATCGATGCCATCGCATTGCCCTGATTTGAAAAACTCAGCTTTGATACCACTTGTTATACGCTACGGCGGAGGAACGACGAAGTAAACAAGATCAATCGCAGAGAGACATgagatttaacgtggaaaaccctcCCAATACGAGAGGGAAAAAACCACGGGCGCTAGCCAACAACAATCTTCACTATATCTGGGTGATGTTACAAAAGCCGAAGATTTACAACTTGGGGATACCCTAACTTGGGGCCTTCCCGTATATAtagggaggtggtccatatatatagggaggaaaaaccCATACAGtctcgtctattagcaatatggtacTAATAGGTGGTGTACTTCCTCTAAACGCTAATGGGCCGCTTCGTTTTGGCCCGCTTCACTTCAGCCCAAGAATTTGGATCATAACCCAACAATTTGTTAGGACAACTAGTGCCACCAATGAGCCTGAAGAACTTGTGGCTAGAAGGTTATGGCAGTCGGAGCTTTCCTGGCTGGCTCATGGCCATTTCTCATCATCTCCCTAATCTTACTTGTATTGAATTGAAGGATCTGTCGGCATGTAGCAATCTACCACCATTTGGACAGTTGCGGTCTCTAGATAGCCTGTATCTTCGAAAGTTACCCAACGTTACAAAAATTGAAAGGGGTGTCTGTGGTGGGAAAGGAGCGTTCCCTCGATTGGCAAAGTTCATAGTGGCTCATATGGATGGTTTGGAGGAGTGGAATACCACATGCTCTGGCGAAGATGGTGTGGAGGAGTTCATGTTCCCTATTCTAGATGTACTCGATGTATCTCATTGTCCAAAGTTGAGGTTGAAACCATGCCCACCCAAATGTCGTGAGTTCATAATATTTAAAAGCGACCAAGTTATATCTTCACTGGAGGAGGTAAAAACCAGCAGCGATCACTGCAACTCTACTCCAACCACCACTAGACTGGCTATCAGCCAGACAAAATAGCACCACAGTTCCAGGCTGTTTCACCACTTCCGGCCCGACCCTCCAGGAGTTGTAAATTTCGAGCTGTTACTACCTGAGGAGCTTGCTGGAGGGCATACAGCAACTCTCCTCCCTTCAGTCACTCGAGTTGAGTGATTGTCGCAGCATATCAGCACCGCCAGACTGGCTGAGCGACATCTCCTCTCTCAAAAGGCTCGTCATCAGGGAATGTGTTAGAATCAAATCTTTGCATGCATGTATACAGCAGCTCACCAACCTCCAGCAGCTAGTTATTCATCGGAACCGGGAACTGGAGCAGTGGTGCGAGTCAGAAGAGAACAAGGCCAAGCTCGCACACATTAACACAGTAAGTTCATGACCACCGCATTTATTTTTCTAAATCCGGCATTCAAGTTTTCTAATAAAACTTATGTACTTGCTGTTTGTGATTTCCATGAGAGTATAAGCTAGAGCTAATCGGTCGCACTTTTTTTCAACTTTGCAGATGTATAAGCTTGACCGAGTGCCATAAAAAATGCCACCAGGGTAAAATGCGGGTCATAACCAACTAGCTGGACTTGAAAAGTGCGATGCCTGTAGAAGTGCACTTCTTATGTCTGTAGAAGTGCAGCTTCAGTTTTAACATACTTGTCTTCACCTATTCTCCTTCTGAAATTGCTTTTGACCCCCAGCCTGTCATGTGGCTCACTGTGAGACATTTCTGGGAAACAAGCtcaaatcatgtttaatcaaatGATCTTCATTAGCCGCTGCATTATTAGATCTCAGATACCGGGGAGCTTAAAGAAGCTGTAGTGTAGTTCACTACATTTCCTCCAGAGGCCCATTAACGCTTTCAGCACAGACGACATTGGAACTCCAACTGCTTATGTCAGTGACTTGTGACTGTACAAATAAACTCTGTTCGGTTCTTCAAATTCTGCAATAGATTTTGTCTTCTGCTCAACTTTCCTTCTGTCCTCTTCtcagtaattttttttatgttgggCAGAcaactccccccccccctccccgcccctctctctccccctccttgAATGCTTAATGCACCAAATTAACCTAGATACTGAAGATCACATTTTACATGAAAAACAGGGCAAGCATTCCTGCAagtaagaatttttttttgtcttattTTTTTGATACTTGATAGCGAAAGAGGGAAAAAGGatgcagcacagcagcagccaaGAACAGGGGATGTAATTCTTGCAGGCAAAGCATCGATCAAACCTTTGCCACAATGCAGCCGCGTGCTTGCTTGGCTTCATGCGCAGCCCGGCGCGGTGAAGAACCATGCCTTCTGGTCCGCTCCGTGCACCGTGGCCGACCGCGTCTTCGTCTTCTCTTCCGACGACCACACTGCGGCAACCAAGCGGGCGAGCGGTGTGGTTGGTGGGAGCTGTGCGGTGCCCTCCACTCTGTAACCGTTCCCGGCGCCGCCTCGCAAAGCCCACATCGTCACTCAGCGCCGGCGGGAGGAACTATTATGATCTCGCTCAGAAAGTCAGAATATCTAGCTAGGTAGCAACGCCAAATAGGGCAGGATGGCAAGGAATTTCGGGTTTCGGAGCAAGGAACATAACAGAGCGCGGGCATGCAGAATCGGGAAGACGACGAAGCTATCAGGTTCAGAGTTTCAGGTATGAGTTCAACGATGATGATTCCATTCCTTGCAGAGGATGCAAGCGCTCCAATTAAGGGGGCGACCATACACCTAACCTTGCAAATGGTTTGGGCTGAAATAACTTTAATAGTTTGAATTTTACTTTAGACTTCCTTAGCTTGGATGCTAATTGGCTAACACTGCTAACAAATTCACTTGGTTTGGACTCCACCTCCTTAGCAGTTTGGTGTAGTGTGGTGAGGGATAGTTATTATTGGAGTTCTAATGGGTCGTACCCGTGGATCCAAGTTGTGCCTCCTGAGCGCCTTCTTGGTCATGACATTGAGTTCTTACTAGCTTCATTTTCGTTGACAAAATATAAATAAGTTCTTACCCTACTTACCTTACCCTGAtatgagaaggaaaaaaatagtgAAGAATAAGTTTGATCATGGGCTCTTGCTTTTCAGCCTTTGACCAGGCGTCAAGTGGGCTGGAAGTTTTCGTTCTTTTTGGgccttgtatgtttgtgcccaACAACAACGGATAGCATCACCGTCTCAAGTCAAACTTGCAAATCATTTAGGAGAGTGTCGATTCAAAAATTAACATGTTAAAAAATGTCAGTCGAACATTCAAAAGTTATGATCATCTTTCACTAAAAAGACTTGGACCAGGTATGTCCTTGGTAATCAGCAACTGACAGATTGGCTTAATTATTTGTTGGCATCATATTGCTCGAAGTCAAGTATACGCTACGATTAATTTAAGTATTTACCCTCGAAATTGAATAATCGTTAGCAGCTAATAATCACTTAACAAAAGATTTGGAGTAAGTCTACACCCGATAATCACGCAATCAAAGGGAAGGATGTGGTCGATTATCTGTTTGAAAGGAGCAAATTAGAGCTTTAAAATTTCCGCAACAATGATGATAGATCGACCGACGACCAAGACATTTACTAGTTGGATAATGTCTGCACCCACATTATATATCTACTTGGATATACAATCATCTTTACAAATTTCAACATTGTTACAAATTCTTTACTTGGAGTACATCGATGATGTCTCTGCATTTGCATCTTTACAAATTCAAGGTCAACTATATAGCAACTAACCGATTGGTAGCTACATAGTTAAGTGACATAATCAACGTCTGTTCATGGAATTTGTCAACTCTTGGAATCAGTTTGCTGATTTAGTTTTCTGAGCTCACTTATACTTTTAAAATCCATGGAGTATAGAAAGCTTTTTTGAAACAGCACCTCAATACCTTGGCGACAATATACAAAAGCACCTCGACGGCATGAAACCTCGGCATCAGGTGCTACCAAATGGCAATTATTCACTACATCAGAAGGAGAGACATCTTCTTTCAGCTCTGACCAATCCATCCGTGTGGTTCCGCGAACATGCTAGCAACTTTCGAAGCATCTTCTTCTTGTGTCAAAGCGTATGGAAAAAACAATACTCTGCCGCCACACATATGATATACATCTTGATTATAGAAGGTAGTAGCTAAGATAACTTTGTTTCATTCCATAACCTAAAAGAAATACTCTGATGGAAGAAACAGGCCGGCCGAGACGTACATCTCCTGCCTTTTAAAAGCCCATGCATGCTGAAGAGAAACCGAGATAACAACAGGGATCTTACAGATGGCAGTGACGCGAGCGTGCTTGATCGCGCTGGTCGTGGCCCTCGCGgtcgtggaggcggcggcgggcgctgccgccgggacgtcggagcagcggcggcggcaggtgcgAAGCCTCCTCAAGAGGCTCAACAAGAATCCTCTCGCAAGCATTCAGGTACTCTTCATGCTCTGGTGTTGTCGTTCAGTGGCTTCATGATTTGCGTGCAGCACACTAATTTACCAAAATTATCTGCATATTTCTACTTACTTTTTGCAACTGAAAATTTTCACATGACCTTCGGATTCATTCCAGTCCTAATGCATGTATGCATAATCCTCTCTTCTTTTCTACTTTTATTGCGAGTACTGATTCTATGAAAATTAACAACAGAGTGCAGATGGAGATATCATAGACTGTGTGCCCATCTCCAAACAGCCTGCATTGGATCATCCACTCCTCAAGAACCATACTATCCAGGTTCATCTCAGCTGCACAATTGCCCTTTTCATTTCATAGTTGTATGCACTGTGCAGATCGACTAGCTGCAGTTCCCCCCCAACACCACATAAACACTTTGCGTGCATCATCGTCGACCTTCCAGATGCATCCTTCTTACCACCCAGAAGGCCTGAGCGATGACTCCAACATCGCACCACATCCAATCACCCAAACATGGCATCAGAATGGCTGCAAGTGCCCTCCAAACACAATACCGATCCGAAGGACCAAGGAGGAGGATGTCCTGAGGGCTAGCTCTATCAGGAGGTATGGGAAGAAGAGGCCAAGGAGCATACCGAACTTCTTTTCCGTTGATGATCCTAACAAGCTCAATGTGACGATTGGCCACCAGGTATACAAAACCTATTCAAGAATCACCATGCATTGTAcaattattattttaaaatttaattATCATTTAACTTCATTTACTCTCTCATTGAGCAGCACGCCATAGCGTATACACCGAAGGCTAGGTACTATGGAACCAAAACCAGCATCAATCTGTGGCAACCAACTATTGGGAGGGCCAAAGATTTCAGCTTGGCCCAGCTCTGGATCTCTGGGGGTTCCTATAGCGGCAACGACCTCAATACAATTGAAGCAGGATGGCAGGTTAGACCTCCAAGGGAAACATTAACCCACCTTCATAAATGAACGCTGACATTCAGCTTCCATGGTATATGTGATGCTGAACACTCACCCACATATATGCATGCACTACGGGATTCACTCGGCAACCTCTTTATGAAGGCATGCATGCACATCCAACACCTATGAAAGCTTCGAAAGACAAAGGCTCCCACATCTTTAGAGTAATAAAGTAACCAAAAGGCGTGTCGTTTTTTATGAGCACATTACCTACCACTAAAGGAATAATTAGCTAAGAAAGTAAGCACCTATGCTAAGTCAGAGACTTGATTACTTGAATTCGGATGGGCAGGTTACATTACAAGGAATCTAACCAACTACTCAAGTTGGACCCTGGATCTTGCAATATTATAGAAGAAAACATCCAAAGTCTGTTGTCTTTACTCTATAGAAGATCTTGTAGCATTTATTTGTTAAAAAACAATTGGAATCCCTAAAAATTTTGGCAATATACGAATGATTTA containing:
- the LOC101774282 gene encoding uncharacterized protein LOC101774282, producing the protein MAVTRACLIALVVALAVVEAAAGAAAGTSEQRRRQVRSLLKRLNKNPLASIQSADGDIIDCVPISKQPALDHPLLKNHTIQMHPSYHPEGLSDDSNIAPHPITQTWHQNGCKCPPNTIPIRRTKEEDVLRASSIRRYGKKRPRSIPNFFSVDDPNKLNVTIGHQHAIAYTPKARYYGTKTSINLWQPTIGRAKDFSLAQLWISGGSYSGNDLNTIEAGWQVYPELYGDRNTRLFIYWTRDAYRRTGCYNLQCSGFIQINNQIAIGGSFSPVSSYGGSQYEITILIWKDPKGGNWWLKVGNHTLGYWPSTIFSYLQISASYVMWGGEVYSPYADQTSTDMGSGHFPGEGLSKASYIRNIQVVDPFNKLSSPNVLGLGNKQPNCYNVESSTNSVNWGTYIFYGGPGKNPSCP